Part of the Micropterus dolomieu isolate WLL.071019.BEF.003 ecotype Adirondacks linkage group LG22, ASM2129224v1, whole genome shotgun sequence genome is shown below.
atttatcatGTGACCCTTTGACCTTTTTACTGAAGTGAAGGATCAGAGTACTTCCCCCACCACACAGCTCTTGCTACTTGCCATCTTATATTGTTTGATGCAGAGAGGATATTTAGGAAAGACCCATTAATGTAACATTGAAAACAAATGACGCTGATGAAATGAACTGATATCAACTCAAGGTCCCACACACCATACcaacacaggtgttttcacttatggCCCCTACTCTTCTTAGGACTGTGAGAGTGTGCGCTAGATTTCCTTCACTCTCCAGTCAGCGTTGTTTAACCTGCTAAGAGTGGGACAGCATATGCCTTCATCATTCTTCAACTGTTCCTGCCTGCACGCATCTGGGTCCTCACCCCTGTTGCCCTGTACGGAAGCCTAAGTATATACTTCTGTCCCTCCTCTTCTATTCACCCAAATTACGACAGGCCCGAGAGTCCGAGTCAGAcacagctggaaaacactgcCAGAAGGCATGAAGAAGTGTCTGAAACAAAGTGGAACTTGAACTCAGTCCTCATACAACTTAGCGCAGCTGTGGTTCAGGAGATACAGCAGGTTGTTTGTgacactgaaccccaagttGCTCCCGATGCGCGGTGTGAAGTGCTTTGTCCATTTAGGTAGAAAAGTTCAAaataaatgcagtccatttacaGAGATCTGTATGCTTACCGCTAAAAATCACATCCACTGCGATTCACATCAGTCAGTACTGACAAGGGGACTGTATACTTAAAatgatgtcatttttatttcttatggTAAATTCTCTctcaataaaagaaaaaaaacaatgaaacactcatcagaccaaaacaaaatattcaaaCACTTGCAGAcgtttttttgaaaatataacCAAGAGTCTCCTCTCCATACCTGCTGAACATCAACACTGCTGCACATCACAAAGAAAACTAATCCACAGCTCAAAGGTGTTGcacatttacagtttatacaatatatatatatatatatattttataaaagaaaGATGACATGATCTGAACATTATCTACAACACGAAAGAAAATGTTGAGTAGGTTTCTTCTCAGAAATGACTTCTTTCTGTGGTTTAACCTGTGATCCATTACGCTTCAACGcaacactgaagaaaataaCTTTTCAACACATTTAAGAATTTTAAGAAGATTCCTCACAACCAAAGTAACAAACACAAGTACACGGAGTACAAGCCGCGGGCTGTTGTTGATTTGACTTCATTAACTGGATTGCTGCCTTATATGAACTCCACACATTTTTATCTATTgcaaataataatttacaacCAATTATTCTACAGTTTCATAGCAATTAGTCAAAAGTtataaaaacaatcaacaacgCACAGCCAGAAGATTTACAgtacaaaatctttttttgttttgagtttttCCCTGAATTACAATTAGAGAGAGTGACTGATTATCTCATAACAGCGGGTTTCATGACAACACACCACGTCTGATGTGTTGCAGTGGAGCTTTCCTCCATGTTTTGTATTAAGATGGCTGTCAAAATTAAGACACCCCTTTGTGATAAACATCTAATATTTGCTCACTTGGATTTTGCATAAATATGTGGCAAAGAATATATAATGACATTCGTGTTCCTTCGGGTTATCCTGGCAAACATTACAAGCTGCCTCTTGCGCTTCAACGTTACACAAAATGGTCCTTTTTAAAATTCTGGATGACAAAATAAAGCTTGCAAAAAGTCTAGATATTGTTGGAACAGACCATGTTGTCGCTGGCAAGGTATATGGTaggcatttgtttttttgtttttttatttgtttgttcttaGGTGTTCTTAAGTTTCTCTACCACAAATTCATCACAAGTGTGTTTATAAAGAGAACATAATGTCAAAAATATTTAGATTTGAATTAAATTTGAGCCAAGAACACATCTTATAAAAAGACAATTTTAATTGGTTGTTGAAATTCTCTCCTCTAGAGAATCTTTGAAAACTGCTTGTGAAATCTTAAGCACCATCGTGAAACATCGTATACAGCAGGTACGTACTTGCTATATTatatacagaaaaatacaaagtcATATTACCCATCGTGTGACCACCAACACCCTCGGTACCAGTACACACAGCTTGTTACTGTaaccaacaacaacattatGGAGTTTAAAAGGGTAAACTAGAACATGCTTTTTTAATGGGCTAGACTGTGGGTGAGAAACGCAGTACGTTATAAAGAGAAACAATCAACAATGTTAACAAAAAGATACTTAAAATTGTCAGTCAGATAGAGAACTCCATGTCGTCCTCCATTAATCCATCCACAATAAGATGACTGATGATGACAGAATTTCAAACATTAACTACCTGCTTTTTCATCTGAGTActacttttcttcttctccccccccccacacacaggCGGAACATGTATTGTTCGCAGGGTCCAGGAGTTTTCTGATCTACAGTTAGGTGAAATCTTCAAAACAATGCTGGCACTTGCAGGAAGCCTGCATGtgttacagtgagagagagtgtgtgtttgtgtgcgtctcTGCCTTGTCTCAGTGTCGGGGGCCGCTCGGTCGTGGAAGAGGGGCACCTGAtcaaagggagagagaagggaaaggaaagacaaaacaatgttACACAATATGGTTAAATTGAAGTTTACGGTCTGTTTATACCCGACAGTTTGTTTTAGTTCACAGTACTTCTATATAAATGCTGGACTGTTATCCCAACATCATACTCAACCTGTACAAACACACCTcataaaaaggacaaaaagaaTATATTTCAAGACTAAGTGACCCACCTGGAGAAGCGAGAAGTGGAGGGCGGGAACTCTTTAGAGAGGGCGGGGCCATTCTACTCCCGTGAGGACCCCTGGGGCCTGGGTGGTATGGAGGAGCGTGGTGGAGTAAGGGCCCACGGGGAACAGTGGGGGCACCATATAGGCTGTGTGAGGACAGGGGGCCTCGTGAAGCCTGGGCCCCTAATGACGGACCAGGAGGTCGATGCAAGGACAGTAGCGGAGGAGGTTTGGTTTTGGGATAAGAGCCTAAAAAGGAGACATGTCTGAATTAAAAACATCATTACAGGACAGTTGAATGCAGACCTCTCCAACATGGTAACCAAACGGAACAATATAAACTTTTCAAGATTTACAGCAAGGCTATTGTTTTGGACTTCAATGGGCAGAAGGTTTACCTAAAATGAATGGGAACTCATGGTGTCTATAGCTTATGTCTATAATTCATTGTGAATCtgtattgaaataaaaaaaatatttaagattAATTATTAAGAACTTAAACTGTACTGTCTGAAGACACAGGGAGGAcaaagttacatttttatttatttatttattatattttaatatggtTGCTATACCCTTGAACTtttcagaaatgaaaaaaagaccCTTCAAATAGTCAAGCAAGTGGTCAACTCTGCAGTCTAACCTGGTGAAGGCAAGAGAGGAGTGGGTGGGGTTGAGGTGTGGTCCATCATGGGCCCCCCTGCTCCAGACTGAGGTTGAGGGGGCCCAGGTGGAGTAGGGAGCAGAGGAGGTGGTTTCCCTAGTCCAGGAGGTAACATGTTACCCCTCTCACCCTCAGTGTTGGAGACTGGAAAggaaagatgaaaagaaaataaaagaaccACGGACAGACAGAAAAGGTGCGACccaaagagaaggaaagaacaGGGGAAGATAAGAAGTTAAAGGTGCAACCAGTAATATGGACACAGCACCAGTCCCAGATCTTCTAGGTACTACAGTTTAAAATCAGCGTCCCACCTTGTATGTGTTCCTGGCGGCACCGGACATACTCTGAGATGGTTTCTAGCTCCTCGGGGTAGAGATGCACCCCCTCAGCTAACAGCATGAGGAGCGGACGGGTTTCCGAGGGAACAGTATGGCGCTCAATCTTTTCTCGTTCCAGAAAGTCATCCAGCAGCTGTGACGCCTGGGCTGCAATGTCTGCGGGGTCCCTCTTCGGGCGCTCTTTGACGAGTCCGCGACTGTACTCGGCTGCAACAAAGTCCATGGCCTGGTCTTTGGGCATGTTGCGATGGACTGGGGGGGTAATGAGAATGTTAAGGGTGAGTTGTCAGGGGACTAAAGGGGAAGAAAGTGCTGGAATGAGATAACCCAAAAACCCTAGAAATAGCAGTAAAATCTATAGGGTTCTTAAAGGTGAAATTGATTTTGCACTTTCAGCTGATAAATTGGTTCTTTGGTAGGTAGTACTTTTGAATATGTACTTTTGAAAGAGAATGACTTGTGGTTTGTTGGAAGAAGAGGGGCATGCAATTTGTGTAAAGATGTGCATTTATCACTTACTTGAATTTTTTGTTCCGGGACATAAAATACCTGTTTAGTAAGCTCCAGTTTTTTGTGCGCATTCAGACATGCAACGCCATAGCACAAAGAATAAACTTGAGATGAtttgtgtatttaaattttctggTGCAATAATGAATTCCTTTATTATATacaaggaaataaataaaatctgattttattttggttGTGTAGCCCAGACTATAGATTGTACTTAGGGCATCTTTTGGTAAGCTGGTGCAATGTTCTTGTTTTATGCAAGCGcatgtttgattttatattatgctgatgtgtttgtgcatggtACGCTTTTTAAATGTGGGGTGTTGAAACCACATAGGTTCCTTAATGACTTAAGAACCCTCGGTGACGTGTGTTCCCACATGATGAAATGATTACATTATAAATATAGATTGAAACACTGTTCTGCCCGTATTGGTGATGTTTTGGATTGGAAGTATGCAggtcatttatttttctatatatatGTGTGAAGTGCAGAGAAGTTTCATATTGAGTCAACTTAAAGGAAAGCACGTGGGTTTTGTTGTCATAGCACTGACCATCAGTTCCACTGGTTAT
Proteins encoded:
- the si:ch211-216l23.2 gene encoding nuclear receptor coactivator 5 isoform X2, with the translated sequence MSSWAKSSAAARRPPASPNGSAQQLRLFRRPAPYPTREERTEDLKDALESYEELEQIQNYSGSVKYEGYKHQPNAKPEGSTPADRRKALYQKFYRQVQEERKPADCVVLSVTNQCLDYPKSLSQCLQERGLSVEMLYLQAESGLTRALQDVRADGSSLCILVEQTNIALSSCTVIIFSESLKIHRNMPKDQAMDFVAAEYSRGLVKERPKRDPADIAAQASQLLDDFLEREKIERHTVPSETRPLLMLLAEGVHLYPEELETISEYVRCRQEHIQGSYPKTKPPPLLSLHRPPGPSLGAQASRGPLSSHSLYGAPTVPRGPLLHHAPPYHPGPRGPHGSRMAPPSLKSSRPPLLASPGAPLPRPSGPRH
- the si:ch211-216l23.2 gene encoding nuclear receptor coactivator 5 isoform X1, with translation MSSWAKSSAAARRPPASPNGSAQQLRLFRRPAPYPTREERTEDLKDALESYEELEQIQNYSGSVKYEGYKHQPNAKPEGSTPADRRKALYQKFYRQVQEERKPADCVVLSVTNQCLDYPKSLSQCLQERGLSVEMLYLQAESGLTRALQDVRADGSSLCILVEQTNIALSSCTVIIFSESLKIHRNMPKDQAMDFVAAEYSRGLVKERPKRDPADIAAQASQLLDDFLEREKIERHTVPSETRPLLMLLAEGVHLYPEELETISEYVRCRQEHIQVSNTEGERGNMLPPGLGKPPPLLPTPPGPPQPQSGAGGPMMDHTSTPPTPLLPSPGSYPKTKPPPLLSLHRPPGPSLGAQASRGPLSSHSLYGAPTVPRGPLLHHAPPYHPGPRGPHGSRMAPPSLKSSRPPLLASPGAPLPRPSGPRH